One segment of Podospora pseudopauciseta strain CBS 411.78 chromosome 5 map unlocalized CBS411.78m_5.2, whole genome shotgun sequence DNA contains the following:
- a CDS encoding uncharacterized protein (antiSMASH:Cluster_6; EggNog:ENOG503PAZ0), whose amino-acid sequence MEEPRKHSASRPIEYLLSGISSTSAILTRFIRSVRASHSDLSAVTRELSDLRLLLELLRDEPSIPLLLQAQMLLLLESCGNTLIRIDSILAQCRNATDWSQTGRAQIGQCRDDIGLFREVLGLALDILSLDPSQQSSASEANTIKENVKGEVERLRAKTLSNEKHDPDTSEVLDLYLDAVTNCIRSYEKKSQAARERSGSEETVTTGDVTNHDTPGIEKNLEAVRLSQKTPVPATKHRTNDEPAGASSASNARAPMPHEDADKWTSSRTNAFSYYSGQPDSITVKRPEDHEPLPDVPPVPPVPPAQAPPTVPLPESPTLPGSSGTSTPVPPREINLPPPLARSAWSHEDSPSTKSEPLGSGGYLEPESPTFSSERWSEPVQASQGYPETERSRQISVAPSESPQLGRESPRTSFSFNRIMSGVSEVSTVRSDTSSPRRPSPGPSMVSAMSPYHQSPPFSPPPEYRRSPTPRSQWLPGLASRSLVSPGLMPPSISSPSIIGPSIGSASQLVIQPPAKHSGHQSRIEVTPARHLTDKAKSTRILHIDTSPANMFVATKHDPKTVKIWAIAKSALHSTIKITSYVQPQVRSREYFIRSHAILSENATLIGITTHFGLTLEIWNFAKGGTSAKKVQTIDEAHRWAASKRDAYHTDYAPLVVYRPKGDRIDRFFLARHPSAKRPFWEDSTHSIELLKAGLPFVPKFPELAFSSDSPFLVAAAGPRPGDAPRAHATILIAWLMKPTSDHKLRARTPNATVTSLEDEDRHKPYRVHIPEYPALQTALPASLIACGSLAVSIWIPANHTDVAVPGGKYRRQPLPAPERFVVVWDLPANSTRIFAIPNVQACVSPNCKYVAYCDANAGQFVIIEVETAEEIWKWPDAAKGEKNNNIHNHLAGFGGQFEDLHKVTVFEFSPDGGMLVVGDDKGSLGVYEVEKGEERFELGSGMEVSLADVGHYPRGIEQQQSSRFSDSSLYVPLGWEGQQGGGSGNGSGSSGALEWRGRRD is encoded by the exons GGAATGCAACAGACTGGAGTCAAACCGGACGAGCGCAGATCGGACAGTGCCGTGACGATATAGGATTATTTCGTGAGGTACTGGGACTTGCTTTGGATATCTTGAGCTT AGACCCATCCCAACAAAGCAGTGCCTCTGAAGcaaacaccatcaaggaAAATGTCaagggcgaggttgagcgATTGCGAGCCAAAACTCTGTCTAACGAAAAGCATGACCCGGACACCAGCGAAGTTCTTGACCTGTATCTGGATGCTGTTACCAACTGCATTCGGTCCTATGAGAAGAAGTCACAGGCGGCACGCGAGAGGTCCGGGTCAGAAGAGACCGT AACAACGGGAGATGTCACGAACCACGACACGCCGGGAATTGAGAAGAACCTTGAAGCAGTCCGTTTGTCTCAGAAAACGCCCGTACCAGCAACGAAGCACAGGACCAACGATGAGCCAGCAGGAGCAAGTTCAGCTTCCAATGCCAGGGCGCCAATGCCACATGAGGACGCCGACAAATGGACATCGTCTCGAACCAATGCCTTTTCTTATTACAGTGGCCAACCGGACTCCATCACCGTGAAGCGCCCTGAAGATCATGAGCCATTGCCAGACGTGCCACCAGTCCCTCCAGTCCCGCCGGCACAAGCACCTCCAACAGTGCCTCTGCCCGAATCGCCCACGCTACCAGGAAGCTCCGGCACTTCGACGCCAGTCCCGCCGAGAGAGATCAATCTTCCGCCGCCCCTGGCAAGATCAGCCTGGAGTCACGAAGATTCCCCGTCCACCAAGTCTGAGCCTCTCGGCTCGGGGGGTTATCTCGAGCCCGAGTCtcccaccttctcctcagAGCGTTGGTCTGAGCCTGTCCAGGCCTCCCAAGGTTATCCAGAAACCGAGCGATCCCGTCAAATATCGGTTGCCCCGAGTGAAAGTCCACAGTTGGGACGAGAAAGCCCTCGTACCTCATTCTCGTTTAACCGCATCATGTCTGGTGTCAGCGAGGTTTCGACAGTTCGTTCCGACACTTCGAGTCCTCGGCGGCCATCTCCGGGCCCATCCATGGTCAGTGCCATGTCACCATATCACCAGTCACCTCCCTTTTCACCGCCACCCGAATACCGTCGAAGTCCAACGCCCAGATCGCAGTGGTTGCCTGGGTTGGCGTCACGCAGTCTTGTCTCTCCCGGCCTCATGCCTCCAAGCATCAGCAGTCCCAGCATCATCGGCCCCAGTATTGGATCCGCAAGCCAACTCGTCATACAACCACCGGCAAAACACAGTGGGCACCAGAGTCGAATCGAGGTCACCCCCGCTCGCCATCTGACAGATAAGGCCAAGTCCACTCGGATCCTGCATATTGACACTTCACCAGCAAATATGTTTGTAGCCACCAAACATGATCCCAAGACCGTCAAGATCTGGGCCATCGCCAAAAGCGCGCTGCATAGCACCATCAAAATCACGTCTTATGTGCAACCACAGGTTCGATCCAGAGAGTACTTCATCCGCAGTCACGCAATCTTGTCGGAAAACGCCACCCTCATAGGTATCACAACCCACTTCGGGCTCACCCTCGAAATATGGAACTTTGCCAAAGGCGGCACCTCTGCCAAAAAGGTCCAAACCATCGACGAAGCCCACCGGTGGGCAGCCTCCAAGCGGGACGCTTACCACACCGACTACGCACCACTCGTAGTCTACCGCCCCAAAGGCGACCGAATCGACCGCTTCTTCCTCGCAAGACACCCCTCCGCCAAGAGACCCTTCTGGGAGGACTCAACCCACTCGATTGAGCTCCTCAAGGCCGGACTCCCCTTTGTCCCCAAGTTCCCCGAGCTGGCTTTCTCGTCCGACTCCCCCTTTCTAGTCGCAGCAGCCGGACCACGACCGGGTGACGCCCCCAGAGCTCACGCGACGATACTGATCGCGTGGCTCATGAAACCGACCTCTGACCACAAGCTCCGCGCTCGAACCCCCAACGCGACGGTGACCTCGCTCGAGGATGAAGACCGCCACAAGCCGTACAGAGTCCACATACCGGAATACCCCGCCTTGCAGACCGCCCTTCCAGCCTCGCTCATCGCGTGTGGGTCATTGGCGGTGTCGATTTGGATACCGGCCAACCACACCGACGTTGCCGTTCCGGGGGGGAAATACCGCCGACAACCACTCCCGGCACCGGAACGGTTTGTTGTCGTCTGGGACTTGCCTGCCAACTCGACGAGGATATTTGCGATTCCTAACGTTCAGGCTTGTGTCTCCCCCAACTGCAAGTATGTCGCTTATTGTGATGCGAACGCGGGGCAGTTTGTGATTATTGAGGTTGagacggcggaggagatTTGGAAGTGGCCTGATGCGGCTAAAGGGGaaaagaacaacaacatccacaACCATCTGGCGGGGTTTGGGGGCCAGTTTGAGGATTTGCATAAGGTGACGGTGTTCGAGTTTTCGCCGGATGGGGGGATGTTGGTTGTGGGGGATGATAAGGGGAGCTTGGGGGTTTatgaggtggagaagggggaggagaggtttgaGCTCGGGAGTGGGATGGAGGTTAGTTTGGCTGATGTGGGCCACTACCCGAGGGGGattgagcagcagcagagcagTAGGTTTTCGGATTCGAGTTTGTATGTGCcgttggggtgggagggtcagcagggaggggggagtgggaatGGGAGTGGGAGTAGTGGGGCTTTGgagtggaggggaaggagggactGA